In a single window of the Oryctolagus cuniculus chromosome 9, mOryCun1.1, whole genome shotgun sequence genome:
- the LOC138843720 gene encoding ATP synthase F(0) complex subunit C3, mitochondrial: MFACAKLACTPALIRAGSRVAYRPISASVLSRPEARTGEGSTVFNGAQNGVSQLIRREFQTSVISRDIDTAAKFIGAGAATVGVAGSGAGIGTVFGSLIIGYARNPSLKQQLFSYAILGFALSEAMGLFCLMVAFLILFAM; encoded by the coding sequence ATGTTCGCCTGCGCCAAGCTCGCCTGCACCCCTGCTCTGATCCGAGCTGGATCCAGAGTTGCATACAGACCAATCTCTGCATCAGTGTTGTCCCGACCAGAGGCCAGGACTGGAGAGGGCTCTACGGTATTTAATGGGGCCCAGAATGGTGTGTCTCAACTTATCCGAAGGGAGTTTCAGACCAGTGTGATCAGCAGAGACATTGATACTGCTGCCAAATTTATTGGTGCAGGTGCTGCAACAGTAGGAGTGGCTGGTTCTGGTGCTGGTATTGGAACAGTTTTTGGCAGCCTCATCATTGGTTATGCCAGAAACCCTTCGCTGAAGCAGCAGCTGTTCTCATATGCTATCCTGGGATTTGCCTTGTCTGAAGCTATGGGTCTCTTTTGTTTGATGGttgctttcttgattttgttTGCCATGTAA